The Nicotiana tomentosiformis chromosome 9, ASM39032v3, whole genome shotgun sequence genome contains the following window.
CACTTCAAACAAGTTTCAACTATGGGTTTCTAGCTCCAGTGTTAGTTAATGAGAATTACTATTATATACCTTGACTAGAGAGAATTTAATTACTAAAAAGAAATAGTaaaaatttagccattttttctCCATATATTAATACTAGTGTGTAtagaaaaatctttttttttgttGGAAGAAAAGAAAACGAAATGGTTTGACTATATGACGTATATACAGTTGTGTTTTTATCATATGAGCAGTTCTAACTAAAACAGAAGTTGATATAATCCCTTTTCTTTTATTTCCTAAAACTAAGGTGTAATTTTTAtacaattaatttctcaaaaaatGTTTCGAATTTTTGGTATTATTGCAGGGCACAAGTGGTGGGTTGGCCACCAGTTAGATCTTTCAGAAAGAATGTAATGGCTCAGAAAAACAACACTGAAGAAACTGAAAAGAGTAGTGCAACTGCTGTTGCATTTGTGAAGGTTTGCATGGATGGTGCACCTTACCTACGTAAggtagatttgaagatgtacaaaAGTTACCAACAACTTTCTGATGCTTTGGCCAAGATGTTTAGCTCTTTTACTATGGGTAAGTACATCACGATTTTCTCTTTGAGAATACTTGCCTTGTCTATTCTTCCCCTcgaactttttatttttttacatagAGATGTTCATGATCCGAGGGGTGTGGTCTAGTGGTCACTGAAGTGAGTGAGAACCATAATATCTCACATTCAAGTTCTAACGGAGACAAAGatcactaggtgatttcttctcatctGTCCAAACAATTAGTGGATAGAGTTACTTGGTACTTGTTGCTGATGGGAGGTGACAAGTATCCTGTAGAATAGATCGAGATGCGCGTAAGCTGACACCAACACTAacgttattaaaaaaaaaatggttAGACAAGTAGTACACTAACACCAACCATATACATAGTTTAATTAATTTGCCATAATTTCAAGAATGATTTAGCTTATACACTCTAGAGTCAACAACTTTTAAGTTATCAGTGTGTTTTATAAATTGGTTATATCAagttatttactttatttttgtattacGAATTTAGGTTTATCATAGATAGTTATTGCATGTTGTTATAAGAAATCTTCACATGATGATATGAAGCTTTACATTGTCAGTACATACTCGTTATCAACCTGAATATTATTACTCCACATGAAATCAACTACTTTATTCTTCAACTAATTAATAGCATGTGTACAGGTTTATACATGAGATATTAAAATTTTCAAGATAAGTTTTGTTATAATTTAAGGATAAGGAGTATAATAGAGAAAAGAACACCGCACATTCTTTTGTTTTATGTCCATTTGCTTAGCTACAagttaattaatatttttctGAGAATAAAATCTTGAAAACATGACAGTAAGAACAgataaatctcagaatcatgttCATAAGAGTTGATACAGCCTAGCTTTTGATTTACATATTGCACAAAATGTTAAAGATTATTCTTTGAGTTTATGAAACTATTATAAATTAATTTCCActtgtaattattattttattggtaCAGGAAATTATGGGGCCCAAGGAATGATAGATTTTATGAATGAAAGCAAGCTGATGGATCTTCTCAATAGTTCTGAATATGTACCCACCTATGAAGATAAAGATGGAGACTGGATGCTCGTGGG
Protein-coding sequences here:
- the LOC104088117 gene encoding auxin-responsive protein IAA7-like — its product is MDLKETELCLGLPGGGERDKIKGKRGFSETVDLKLNFQTNDSSSAMDLKEKIKTPTTKEIANCNKDSVKPPAKAQVVGWPPVRSFRKNVMAQKNNTEETEKSSATAVAFVKVCMDGAPYLRKVDLKMYKSYQQLSDALAKMFSSFTMGNYGAQGMIDFMNESKLMDLLNSSEYVPTYEDKDGDWMLVGDVPWEMFVDSCKRLRIMKGSEAIGLAPRAMEKCKRRI